The nucleotide sequence ACCAGAGCGCGTTCACCGCGCAGGGCCAGCCGGCGCTGGACCAGCTCGTCGCCGCCCGCAAGCCGATGCAGGCGCTGGCCAACCAGTACTTTTTGGACTTCGCCGAGGACTCCCAGGACCGCACCGACCGCGCCATCGTGGTCTTCACCAGCGTGCTGAGCGTCGGCCTGCTGCTGGCGCTCTGGCTGAACTACCTCATCGCCGGGATGGTCCGGCGTCCGCTGCGCCGGGTGCAGCGGGCCCTGGAGGCGATGTCTCGCCGCGACCTCACCGTGGGCTCGAACGTGGAGGCCGACGACGAGATCGGCCGGATGGCCAAGGCCCTGGAGCAGGCACAGGTCAACTTCCGCGAGGTCATCGGCAGCGTGGTGGGCTCGGCCGACCAGGTGTCCACCTCCGCCGAGCGGCTCTCCGCCACCTCCAGCCAGATCGCCGCTGCAGCCGAGGAGACCGCCGTGCAGGCGGGCGTCGTCGCCGCGGCCTCCGAGCAGGTGTCGCGCAACGTGCAGACGGTCGCGGCCGGCTCGGAGGAGATGGAGGCCTCCATCCGCGAGATCGCCCAGAACGCCAACGAGGCCGCCCGGGTCGCCTCCCAGGCCGTCGCCGCCGCGGAGACCACCAACGCCACGGTGGCCAAGCTCGGGGTCTCCTCGCAGGAGATCGGCAACGTGGTCAAGGTGATCACCTCGATCGCGGCGCAGACCAACCTGCTGGCGCTGAACGCCACCATCGAGGCCGCCCGGGCCGGGGAGGCCGGCAAGGGGTTCGCGGTGGTGGCCAACGAGGTCAAGGAGCTGGCGCAGGAGACCTCCCGCGCGACCGAGGACATCGTGCGCCGGGTGGAGGCCATCCAGTCCGACACCGCCGGCGCCGTGCACGCCATCGGTGACATCGCCGCGATCATCGCCTCCATCAACGACTTCCAGCTGACCATCGCCTCAGCGGTGGAGCAGCAGAGCGCGACCACCAACGAGATGAGCCGCAACGTGACCGACGCGGCCGCCGGTACCGGCGAGATCGCCGTGAACATCACCGGGGTGGCCTCGGCCGCCTCGTCCACCACCGCCGCGGTCTCCCAGACGCGCACCGACGTCGACGAGCTGGCCCGGATGGCAGCGGACCTCCGCAGCCAGGTCTCCTCGTTCGTCTACTAGGGCCGCCCCGGATGAGCACCCGTCAGCCCGGCGACACGCACCGGGACACGCCCACCACCAGGGCTGTCACCGTCCTGGTGGTGGACGACTCTGCGCTGGTGCGGCGGCTGGTGTCGCGGGTGCTGGAGGAGGCCGAGGGCATCAGCGTGGTGGGCACCGCCGCCAACGGGGAGCTGGCGCTGCGCAAGATCGCCGAGCTGCGCCCGGACCTGGTCACCCTGGATGTGGAGATGCCCGTGATGGACGGGCTCGCCACGCTGCGGGAGATCCGTCGCCGCCACCCCCGGCTGCCGGTGGTCATGGTGTCCACGCTGACCGGCCACGGCGCCGCGGCCACCGTGGAGGCCCTGGCGCAGGGCGCCAGCGACTACGTGTGCAAGCCCAGCAGCGGCGCCAGCCTCGCCGCGTCGCTGGCCGACGTGCGCGACCAGCTCGTGCCGCGGGTGCGGGCGCTGACCGCGCGGGCACTACCGGTGGGGACGCGTGACCGCCGGACCAGCAGCACCGCTGCGGATGGCCCGGGCACGCCGGCCCTGCTCCGGCCGGCCGCCGAGGTCGACCCGGTGCCGCAGGTGCTGGCGGTGGGCAGCTCCACCGGCGGGCCCGAGGCCCTGACCCGCCTGTTCGGCGCGCTGACCGCGGCTCTCCCGGTCCCGGTGGTGGTGGTGCAGCACATGCCCCCGGTGTTCACCCAGATGCTCGCCGGCCGCCTCGACCGCCTGGGCCCGGCCACCGTGGTGGAGGCGCAGCACGGCCAGCTGCTGCAGCCCGGGGTGGTCTACCTGGCCCCGGGTGGGCGGCACCTGGAGGTGCATCGGCGGGCAGGCGCGGTGCGCACCGTGCTGCACGACCGCGCCCCGGAGAGCTACTCCCGGCCGTCGGTGGACGTGCTGTTCGGCTCGGTGGCCGCGGCCTACCCCGGCTCAGCACTGGCCGTGGTGCTCACCGGCATGGGGCAGGACGGCCGGCGTGGCGCCCGGCTGCTGGTGGAGAGCGGCTCGCAGGTGGTGGCGCAGGACGCGGCGTCGTCGGTGGTGTGGGGCATGCCCCGGGCCGTGGTGGAGGCCGGCCTGGCGCGAGAGGTGCTGGGCCTGGACCAGATCGCCCCGTACCTGCTCGGCCGGCTGTCCCGCCCCGCGGCGCGACGGGTGCCCGCCGCGGCGACGGTCGGGACCAGCCGATGAGCATCGGAGCACCCGAGTTCCAGTTCGTCGCCGCGCTGCTGCTGCGCGAGGCGGCCATCGT is from Rhodococcus sp. X156 and encodes:
- a CDS encoding methyl-accepting chemotaxis protein, with the protein product MSTLTMGAPIAAAAVGGGRRTRNPLYRWFANRSVTVKLLIAVGFITVVAVISCVVASTALHDAGKDVTGLAQVQRDVVAPLNELYETELAAEPLVPSLAAAPTGAAKQEWLRKIAASDAAVDGTIARLTPVVSAYPTWDAYVSAWQQYKSVRDTTLLPAALAGDLAGYQSAFTAQGQPALDQLVAARKPMQALANQYFLDFAEDSQDRTDRAIVVFTSVLSVGLLLALWLNYLIAGMVRRPLRRVQRALEAMSRRDLTVGSNVEADDEIGRMAKALEQAQVNFREVIGSVVGSADQVSTSAERLSATSSQIAAAAEETAVQAGVVAAASEQVSRNVQTVAAGSEEMEASIREIAQNANEAARVASQAVAAAETTNATVAKLGVSSQEIGNVVKVITSIAAQTNLLALNATIEAARAGEAGKGFAVVANEVKELAQETSRATEDIVRRVEAIQSDTAGAVHAIGDIAAIIASINDFQLTIASAVEQQSATTNEMSRNVTDAAAGTGEIAVNITGVASAASSTTAAVSQTRTDVDELARMAADLRSQVSSFVY
- a CDS encoding chemotaxis response regulator protein-glutamate methylesterase, producing the protein MSTRQPGDTHRDTPTTRAVTVLVVDDSALVRRLVSRVLEEAEGISVVGTAANGELALRKIAELRPDLVTLDVEMPVMDGLATLREIRRRHPRLPVVMVSTLTGHGAAATVEALAQGASDYVCKPSSGASLAASLADVRDQLVPRVRALTARALPVGTRDRRTSSTAADGPGTPALLRPAAEVDPVPQVLAVGSSTGGPEALTRLFGALTAALPVPVVVVQHMPPVFTQMLAGRLDRLGPATVVEAQHGQLLQPGVVYLAPGGRHLEVHRRAGAVRTVLHDRAPESYSRPSVDVLFGSVAAAYPGSALAVVLTGMGQDGRRGARLLVESGSQVVAQDAASSVVWGMPRAVVEAGLAREVLGLDQIAPYLLGRLSRPAARRVPAAATVGTSR